One Gimesia sp. DNA segment encodes these proteins:
- a CDS encoding potassium channel family protein, producing the protein MLKHIIEKRLPLFVEFFSSFMRYASYVREVIVALLLILLLGAFLIWRFENLSFGDAVYFSMITGLTIGYGDITPETPMGKIISVGIGLVGMIVVGLVIAIATRSLHETAKRHMDLEHEASRSEHHKTT; encoded by the coding sequence ATGCTGAAGCACATCATCGAGAAACGACTGCCTTTGTTTGTTGAATTCTTCAGTTCGTTTATGCGCTACGCTTCCTATGTCCGCGAGGTCATTGTGGCCCTGCTGTTGATTCTGCTGCTGGGGGCTTTCCTGATCTGGCGGTTTGAGAACCTGAGCTTCGGGGACGCCGTCTATTTTTCGATGATTACCGGTCTGACCATCGGCTATGGTGATATAACGCCCGAGACGCCGATGGGGAAAATCATCAGCGTGGGGATTGGCCTGGTTGGGATGATTGTCGTCGGTTTAGTTATAGCTATCGCGACGCGGTCCCTGCATGAGACTGCGAAACGTCACATGGATCTGGAACACGAAGCGTCGCGCTCAGAACATCACAAAACTACTTGA
- a CDS encoding alpha/beta hydrolase translates to MLSALKKTFFTALLLPVLCSVSVHAQTPRLNPDDLLLYRDGSGKVQKVTTPDDWKQRRQEIIRGMETVMGPFPGDDQRVPLDIEVLEEVKLDNYTRKLITYQSGPDSRTPAYLCIPHTASKDHKVPAVLCLHPTDNKVGHKVALGLGGRAGRNYAAELAERGYVTIAPAYPHLANYWPNLGKLGFVSGTMKAIWDNSRAIDLLTSLDTVDMSQGVGAIGHSLGGHNAIYTAVFDPRVTAIVSSCGFDSYRDYYDAAERVWYFGKGWCQIRYMPRMSDYRGRLDEIPFDFTELLGVMAPRPVYVNAPLHDSNFRWKSVDKCASAARPIYELLDAKGKLVIDHPDCDHNFPEEQRQKAYQLFDTVLKK, encoded by the coding sequence ATGCTCTCTGCCCTCAAGAAAACTTTCTTCACCGCCCTGCTGCTGCCCGTCCTCTGCTCGGTTTCCGTCCACGCACAAACACCGCGGCTCAATCCTGATGACCTGCTCCTGTACCGCGATGGATCCGGAAAAGTTCAGAAGGTCACCACACCGGACGACTGGAAACAACGCAGGCAGGAAATCATTCGCGGCATGGAAACGGTCATGGGCCCCTTCCCGGGTGACGATCAACGGGTTCCGCTGGACATCGAAGTCCTCGAAGAGGTCAAGCTCGACAACTACACGCGCAAGCTGATCACCTACCAGTCCGGCCCCGATTCCCGTACGCCCGCCTATCTCTGTATTCCTCACACCGCCAGCAAGGATCACAAGGTCCCCGCGGTTCTCTGTCTGCATCCCACCGATAACAAGGTCGGCCATAAGGTCGCCCTCGGACTGGGAGGCCGCGCCGGTCGTAATTACGCCGCCGAACTCGCGGAACGTGGCTATGTCACCATCGCCCCCGCCTACCCGCATCTCGCGAATTACTGGCCCAACCTGGGTAAACTCGGTTTCGTGAGTGGCACGATGAAAGCCATCTGGGACAACTCCCGCGCCATCGACCTGCTGACATCCCTGGACACGGTCGATATGAGCCAGGGTGTCGGTGCGATTGGACATTCCCTGGGCGGCCACAACGCGATCTACACCGCCGTCTTCGATCCACGTGTTACCGCCATCGTCAGCAGCTGTGGCTTCGATTCCTATCGCGACTATTACGACGCCGCCGAACGCGTCTGGTATTTCGGCAAAGGCTGGTGCCAGATCCGCTACATGCCCCGCATGTCAGACTACCGCGGTAGACTCGACGAAATCCCCTTCGATTTCACCGAACTGCTCGGCGTCATGGCCCCCCGCCCGGTCTACGTCAACGCGCCCCTGCACGATTCCAACTTCCGCTGGAAAAGCGTCGACAAATGCGCGAGCGCAGCCCGGCCCATCTATGAACTGCTGGACGCCAAAGGCAAACTCGTCATCGACCACCCGGACTGCGATCACAACTTCCCGGAAGAACAACGACAGAAAGCCTATCAACTGTTCGATACGGTACTGAAGAAGTAA
- a CDS encoding MerR family DNA-binding protein: protein MNQLTIGRVAQAAGVGVETVRFYERKGLVDQPRIKAPFREYPPETIDRIRFIKRAQELGFTLAEVDQLLSIADNPGSSKREVKQLAGQKLSEIRQKIDDLKRLADTLDSLYEQCSGHGALEDCPIILSILPSEK, encoded by the coding sequence ATGAATCAATTAACAATCGGTCGTGTCGCTCAGGCCGCTGGCGTGGGAGTCGAAACAGTACGCTTTTACGAACGCAAAGGTCTGGTCGATCAGCCACGCATCAAAGCCCCCTTCCGGGAATATCCGCCGGAGACCATCGATCGCATTCGGTTCATCAAACGGGCTCAGGAACTGGGGTTCACGCTGGCTGAGGTCGACCAATTATTGAGCATTGCAGACAACCCTGGCTCTTCCAAGCGTGAGGTCAAGCAGCTGGCGGGACAGAAGCTGTCCGAGATCCGTCAGAAAATCGACGATCTGAAAAGACTGGCAGACACGCTCGACTCACTCTATGAACAGTGTTCGGGACATGGCGCACTGGAAGACTGCCCCATCATTTTGTCGATTCTTCCCTCTGAAAAATAA
- a CDS encoding MauE/DoxX family redox-associated membrane protein, giving the protein MQTLEQTEQFQEVTVATNLKCQSCLSKLQPSLDQAPEILEWKADLTSAAKTVTAKVSGARPAEKLVEVVTNAGYEAAIVENPQPGLEILQSQPAPVREEKPKFCLATYKPLLLVVFYVAGAAAILTSMQNTGATLENFMRYFMGCFFLGFAFFKLLDVSKFADAFATYDIVARRSRLYAVLYPFLEFSLGVAFILGVFPTIVNLVTATVMGVGLIGVLQAVRKRQAIQCACLGTVFNLPMSAVTIIENTAMILMALFMLWP; this is encoded by the coding sequence ATGCAGACTCTTGAACAGACAGAACAGTTTCAGGAAGTGACGGTAGCAACCAATCTCAAGTGCCAGTCCTGTTTGAGCAAATTACAACCCTCCCTGGACCAGGCTCCCGAAATCCTCGAGTGGAAAGCCGATCTCACGAGCGCCGCAAAGACGGTCACCGCGAAAGTCAGCGGAGCCCGGCCTGCCGAAAAGCTGGTCGAAGTGGTCACGAACGCCGGCTACGAAGCGGCCATCGTAGAGAATCCCCAGCCCGGTCTGGAAATCCTGCAGAGTCAACCAGCGCCTGTTAGAGAAGAGAAACCGAAATTCTGCCTGGCAACCTACAAGCCGCTGCTGCTGGTTGTGTTCTATGTGGCGGGTGCCGCCGCAATTTTAACTTCGATGCAAAATACAGGCGCGACGCTCGAAAACTTCATGCGTTACTTTATGGGCTGCTTCTTCCTGGGCTTCGCCTTCTTCAAACTGCTCGATGTCAGCAAATTTGCAGACGCCTTCGCGACCTACGACATCGTGGCCAGGCGATCGCGTCTCTATGCCGTGCTCTATCCCTTTCTGGAATTCTCGCTCGGCGTCGCCTTCATTCTGGGCGTCTTTCCGACCATCGTGAATCTCGTCACCGCCACTGTCATGGGGGTCGGCTTAATCGGAGTCCTGCAGGCAGTCCGCAAACGTCAGGCAATTCAATGTGCCTGCCTGGGAACGGTCTTCAACCTACCGATGTCCGCAGTGACGATCATCGAAAACACAGCCATGATCCTGATGGCCCTGTTTATGTTGTGGCCCTAG
- a CDS encoding N(4)-(beta-N-acetylglucosaminyl)-L-asparaginase encodes MIFESVASYNRGMTDRRHFIKTAAGLGASLSLFTSLKVRAQEGPAPRRPLILCSRGEEWAEKVLRPGWNVFEKGGDILDAVEASARVTELDPEDQSVGYGGLPNEEGVVQLDACFMDGRTHNCGSVAALEMIKTPSSVARLVMERTDHIHLVGEGARKFARAHGFKEENLLTDKSRKMWLRWKENLSDKDDWFPPKDGNYDLEKRPTGTINILALDSQGDLAGCTTTSGLFGKLPGRIGDSPIIGAGLYVDNEVGAAGATGRGEEILRTCGSFFVVEQMRAGKSPREACEALCHRIVKINGGPEKVNFTDKIVAINKNGEAGCFAIQGRKDKPPKAAVITEAGIQIVEGGYLIEVG; translated from the coding sequence TTGATCTTTGAATCTGTGGCTTCGTATAATCGGGGCATGACAGATCGCAGACATTTCATCAAGACGGCAGCGGGGCTGGGTGCTTCGCTTTCCCTGTTTACGAGCCTGAAGGTACGCGCGCAGGAGGGACCCGCTCCCCGCCGACCTTTGATCCTGTGCAGTCGGGGTGAGGAGTGGGCCGAGAAGGTCCTGCGTCCCGGGTGGAACGTGTTCGAGAAGGGGGGCGATATTCTCGACGCGGTGGAAGCGTCCGCGCGGGTAACGGAACTGGATCCCGAAGATCAGTCGGTAGGCTATGGTGGTTTGCCGAACGAGGAAGGGGTAGTGCAGCTCGATGCCTGCTTCATGGATGGCCGGACGCATAACTGTGGTTCGGTAGCAGCACTGGAGATGATTAAGACGCCGTCCTCGGTGGCCCGACTGGTGATGGAGCGGACCGATCACATTCACCTGGTGGGTGAGGGGGCCCGCAAGTTTGCGCGGGCGCATGGCTTCAAGGAAGAGAACCTGCTGACGGACAAATCGCGTAAGATGTGGCTCCGCTGGAAGGAGAACCTGAGCGACAAGGACGACTGGTTCCCGCCGAAAGACGGCAATTACGATCTGGAGAAACGGCCGACCGGGACGATCAACATTCTGGCGCTGGACAGCCAAGGGGATCTTGCCGGCTGCACAACGACCTCGGGACTGTTCGGGAAGCTGCCGGGCCGGATTGGGGATTCGCCGATTATTGGCGCGGGTCTGTATGTGGACAACGAAGTGGGAGCCGCGGGTGCGACGGGCCGGGGTGAAGAGATCCTGCGGACCTGCGGGAGCTTTTTCGTCGTGGAACAGATGCGGGCCGGGAAGAGTCCGCGTGAAGCGTGCGAAGCGTTATGTCACCGCATCGTGAAGATCAACGGCGGCCCGGAGAAGGTGAACTTCACCGACAAGATCGTGGCGATCAATAAGAATGGTGAAGCGGGCTGCTTTGCCATTCAGGGTCGGAAAGACAAGCCCCCCAAGGCAGCGGTGATTACTGAAGCGGGGATTCAGATTGTTGAGGGTGGCTATCTGATTGAGGTGGGGTAG
- a CDS encoding SMI1/KNR4 family protein, whose product MTTSLTEIMELLPPPAEPQGLDRSWEEVEKDLGCALPADYKEFIDQYGSGQICEWIDVWNLRDKSLFPSPLQEVICGPEGIISFYQKVNEEYNILTAGSWTMFPEPGGLLPFCTAFEIDYLNWRTAGPADDWDCVYWFFDGNEFIHLEGDSFTDFLLKVLKRQYNQYQLPTVDEPYQFTQ is encoded by the coding sequence ATGACGACATCACTGACCGAGATTATGGAACTTCTTCCGCCGCCCGCTGAACCGCAGGGACTGGATCGGTCGTGGGAGGAGGTTGAGAAAGACCTGGGATGTGCGCTTCCCGCTGACTATAAGGAATTCATCGACCAGTATGGATCAGGTCAGATTTGTGAATGGATTGATGTCTGGAATTTGCGAGATAAATCGCTCTTTCCTTCACCTTTGCAAGAGGTGATTTGTGGACCTGAAGGCATTATCAGTTTTTATCAGAAGGTAAACGAAGAGTATAACATATTGACAGCCGGATCGTGGACTATGTTTCCGGAACCGGGAGGACTTTTACCGTTCTGTACTGCTTTCGAAATAGATTATTTGAACTGGAGAACGGCAGGTCCGGCCGATGACTGGGACTGCGTTTACTGGTTTTTCGATGGGAACGAGTTTATCCACCTGGAAGGAGATTCGTTTACTGATTTCCTGCTGAAGGTACTGAAACGGCAGTACAATCAATATCAGCTCCCGACGGTTGATGAACCCTATCAATTCACACAATGA
- a CDS encoding SMI1/KNR4 family protein translates to MAGELEILKQLVPPPEEPVCPDGDWRAIEAQLGIEFPGDYKRFIADYGSGSLQSFLHIWNYLTLPAEQDPKEIIQQITAEYEYDQAAGYEIDFVAYPEPGGLIPFASTDDGNYLNWRTAGAPDDWSVVAYDCGSGQLICAESVGMVACLCRLVQQENPFGNAFCNVDSFSPPITYRP, encoded by the coding sequence ATGGCCGGGGAATTAGAAATACTCAAGCAACTGGTTCCGCCGCCTGAAGAGCCTGTCTGTCCGGATGGCGACTGGCGGGCGATTGAAGCACAGCTGGGGATTGAATTTCCGGGTGACTACAAGCGGTTCATTGCCGATTATGGTTCCGGTTCGTTGCAGTCGTTTCTGCACATCTGGAATTATCTCACCCTGCCTGCTGAGCAAGATCCGAAAGAGATCATTCAGCAGATTACGGCTGAGTATGAGTACGATCAGGCAGCGGGGTACGAGATTGATTTCGTGGCTTACCCGGAGCCGGGTGGCCTGATTCCCTTTGCCAGTACGGACGATGGAAACTATCTCAACTGGCGGACCGCAGGTGCACCGGACGACTGGAGTGTGGTGGCTTATGACTGTGGATCTGGCCAACTGATTTGTGCAGAGAGTGTGGGGATGGTGGCGTGTCTGTGCAGGCTGGTGCAACAGGAAAACCCGTTCGGAAATGCGTTCTGTAATGTCGATTCGTTTTCGCCGCCAATCACATATCGTCCCTGA
- the glmM gene encoding phosphoglucosamine mutase — MSERILSISGLRGVVGNGLTPDYLTRFAAAVGTIADQGTVVLSRDGRGSGRMVRHAVISGLLATGCKVIDADISTTPTCGVLVTHLKAAGGIQITASHNPIPWNGLKPFSPEGSVYNQEQGERLLDVLNNEKFNFVSWDQLGEVERYENAAGPHIERVLALIDQAAIQQRKFKVVLDCNHGSGGVATPQLLEALGCEVIVLGGMPDGNFAHTPEPLKENLTSLCEEVVKQGADAGFAQDPDADRLAIVDETGRYIGEELTLALGADYVLARTPGPIVVNGSTSRVTADIAAKYDCPFFRSYVGEAHVCAKMKQEKAIIGGEGNGGVIDPKVGYVRDSFVSMAYVLAGLAASKQTLSAWADSLPQYSIVKNKITCPREKVAEACAALEKHFDSATASSGDGLRLDWDDRWVQVRASNTEPIIRVIAEAPQNDEAQQLCEAAMEIVGSAVA, encoded by the coding sequence ATGTCGGAACGGATTCTGAGTATTTCTGGTTTACGGGGTGTTGTGGGGAACGGTTTGACTCCCGATTATCTGACCCGCTTTGCAGCCGCGGTGGGAACGATTGCCGACCAGGGAACCGTGGTACTCTCGCGCGATGGACGAGGCAGTGGGCGGATGGTGCGGCATGCGGTCATTTCCGGCCTGCTGGCGACGGGTTGCAAGGTGATTGACGCCGACATCTCGACAACGCCGACCTGTGGCGTGCTGGTGACACATCTGAAAGCTGCGGGGGGAATCCAAATCACCGCCAGTCATAATCCGATCCCCTGGAACGGACTCAAGCCGTTCTCGCCTGAAGGTTCGGTTTACAACCAGGAGCAGGGAGAGCGGCTGCTGGATGTACTCAACAATGAGAAGTTCAACTTTGTCTCCTGGGATCAGCTGGGAGAGGTGGAACGCTACGAAAACGCTGCCGGTCCCCATATCGAACGGGTGCTGGCTTTAATTGACCAGGCGGCGATTCAGCAGCGGAAGTTCAAAGTGGTGCTGGACTGTAACCATGGATCGGGTGGCGTGGCGACGCCTCAACTGCTGGAAGCGCTGGGCTGTGAAGTGATTGTGCTGGGCGGTATGCCGGACGGCAATTTCGCGCATACTCCCGAGCCGCTGAAGGAGAACCTGACCTCACTCTGTGAAGAAGTGGTCAAGCAGGGCGCGGATGCGGGCTTTGCGCAGGATCCCGATGCAGATCGACTGGCGATCGTGGATGAGACGGGACGGTACATCGGCGAAGAGCTGACGCTGGCCCTGGGAGCAGACTACGTACTGGCACGGACTCCCGGTCCGATTGTGGTGAATGGTTCCACCAGCCGGGTGACGGCGGATATCGCAGCGAAGTACGATTGCCCCTTCTTTCGCTCTTATGTGGGCGAAGCCCATGTCTGTGCGAAGATGAAGCAGGAAAAGGCGATCATTGGCGGCGAAGGAAACGGCGGGGTGATTGATCCCAAAGTCGGTTATGTGCGGGACAGCTTTGTGAGTATGGCCTATGTGCTGGCGGGGCTGGCGGCATCAAAACAGACGCTGTCCGCCTGGGCCGATTCGCTGCCGCAATACAGCATTGTGAAGAACAAAATCACCTGTCCGCGTGAAAAAGTAGCCGAGGCATGTGCGGCGCTGGAGAAACATTTCGACTCGGCAACGGCCTCGTCGGGCGATGGCCTGCGTCTGGACTGGGACGACCGCTGGGTGCAGGTGCGAGCGAGCAACACGGAGCCGATCATACGGGTCATTGCGGAAGCACCACAAAACGACGAGGCACAACAGTTGTGTGAAGCGGCGATGGAGATCGTGGGTTCGGCTGTGGCTTAA
- a CDS encoding lysophospholipid acyltransferase family protein, with the protein MAEEKRVPPHRRMLIWLVLQWILQVIFGIWLRYRARHEERLPAQGGGVLVSNHQSFLDPLLIGLPLSRPISFMARDSLFRIPLLGPFLRYTYVIPISRRSASSTSFRAAIENIENGNLVGIFPEGTRSEDGEVQRFKPGFLALLKRTDAAIYPIGIAGAYQALPRGAWFLHPRAVRVVYGEPIPAATVKDYCARGAEKDLLALTQERVIACQREAAIWLDPESQD; encoded by the coding sequence TTGGCTGAAGAAAAACGAGTTCCCCCCCACCGCAGGATGCTGATCTGGCTGGTGCTGCAATGGATTCTCCAGGTCATCTTTGGAATCTGGTTGCGGTACCGGGCGCGCCATGAAGAGCGTCTGCCTGCCCAGGGGGGCGGGGTGCTGGTCAGTAATCACCAGAGTTTTCTCGATCCGCTGCTAATCGGTCTGCCCTTGAGTCGACCGATCAGCTTCATGGCGCGGGATTCCCTGTTTCGGATTCCACTGTTGGGCCCTTTTCTGCGGTACACGTACGTGATTCCCATCAGCCGCCGGTCGGCAAGTTCGACCAGTTTTCGGGCCGCGATCGAGAATATCGAGAATGGAAACCTGGTGGGGATCTTCCCCGAGGGGACCCGTTCCGAGGACGGGGAGGTTCAGCGTTTCAAACCGGGGTTTCTGGCACTGCTGAAGCGGACCGATGCCGCCATTTATCCGATTGGGATAGCGGGGGCCTACCAGGCACTGCCGCGTGGAGCGTGGTTTCTGCATCCGCGGGCGGTGCGCGTGGTCTATGGTGAGCCGATCCCGGCGGCGACGGTCAAGGATTACTGTGCGCGGGGAGCCGAGAAAGATCTGCTGGCCCTGACACAAGAGCGGGTGATCGCCTGTCAGCGTGAGGCGGCAATCTGGCTGGATCCCGAGTCACAGGACTGA
- a CDS encoding sialidase family protein, translated as MTASAHANPPENTTADQPGLVKQEFVYTDASFPSCHASTIVETPKGLVCAFFGGTHEKNPDVEIWVCRNEGDGWTAPVSVADGVESESKRYPCWNPVLFQTKPGTLLLFYKVGPNPSEWWGMLKVSHDKGKTWGPAKRLPDGFVGPVKNKPFLLADGTLLCPASTEHNGWQLQMEWTPDLGKTWHRTGPLNDGHKIGAIQPSVLKYGDKLQILCRSRQGKIVEAWSDDNGRSWGEVTMTSLPNPNSGTDAVTLKDGRALLVYNPTKKGRSPLHVAVSEDGKHWSTALVLEDQKGEYSYPAVIQTDDGKVHITYTWKRDLVKHVVLDPSQLKLKAID; from the coding sequence ATGACTGCATCCGCCCACGCCAACCCACCCGAAAATACCACCGCCGACCAGCCCGGCCTGGTGAAACAAGAGTTCGTGTATACCGATGCGTCGTTCCCTTCCTGCCATGCCTCGACGATTGTGGAAACACCCAAAGGCCTGGTGTGTGCTTTCTTCGGCGGTACGCATGAGAAGAACCCGGATGTCGAGATCTGGGTATGCCGCAACGAGGGCGATGGCTGGACCGCTCCCGTGAGTGTCGCGGATGGCGTCGAGAGTGAATCGAAGCGGTATCCCTGCTGGAATCCGGTGCTGTTTCAGACAAAACCGGGTACGCTGCTGCTGTTCTACAAGGTCGGTCCTAATCCGAGTGAATGGTGGGGCATGCTGAAAGTCTCCCACGACAAAGGCAAAACCTGGGGGCCTGCGAAACGGCTGCCGGACGGCTTTGTCGGTCCTGTTAAAAACAAACCGTTCCTGCTGGCCGACGGCACTTTGCTCTGTCCCGCAAGTACCGAACACAACGGCTGGCAGTTGCAGATGGAGTGGACTCCCGATCTCGGTAAGACCTGGCACCGGACCGGTCCGTTGAACGACGGGCACAAAATCGGTGCGATTCAGCCCTCCGTCCTCAAATATGGCGACAAGCTGCAGATTCTCTGCCGCAGCCGCCAGGGGAAAATCGTCGAAGCCTGGTCGGACGACAATGGCCGTTCATGGGGTGAAGTCACGATGACCTCGCTGCCCAACCCGAACAGTGGCACCGACGCGGTCACGCTGAAAGATGGCCGCGCGCTGCTGGTTTATAACCCGACGAAGAAAGGCCGCAGCCCGCTGCATGTCGCGGTTTCGGAAGACGGCAAACACTGGTCGACGGCCCTGGTGCTGGAAGATCAGAAGGGGGAATACTCCTACCCGGCTGTGATTCAGACCGATGACGGGAAGGTGCACATCACCTACACCTGGAAGCGGGATCTGGTCAAGCATGTGGTGCTGGACCCCAGCCAGCTCAAACTCAAGGCGATCGACTGA
- a CDS encoding O-acetylhomoserine aminocarboxypropyltransferase/cysteine synthase, protein MDAEALKLATLCLHGGQEPDSATNSRAVPIYQTTSYTFNDTDHAARLFGLQEFGNIYTRLMNPTTDVLEKRLALLEGGAGALAVASGQAAESLAIMNIVESGQNIVSSSSLYGGTYNLFHYTFPKYGIQAKFVDQSDPENFRKAIDDDTRAIYLEALGNPRCDVADFEAIAAIAHEAGIPVIVDTTLASPYLFRPFEHGADIVVASCTKFIGGHGTSIGGIIVEKGDFPWDNGKFPGLTEPDPSYHGLKFYETFGPMNLAYILKIRVQLLRDLGPAMSPFNAFQLLQGLETLHLRMERHCQNALAVAKFLESHPKVSWVNYSGLESHPDYKLAQKYLPNGSGAVFGFGIQGDTPEQQQANGIKLINSVKLFSHLANVGDSKSLIIHPSSTTHQQLTPEEQLSSGVTPDFIRLSVGTEDQEDIINDLKQALEQI, encoded by the coding sequence ATGGATGCCGAAGCATTGAAATTAGCGACTCTCTGTCTGCATGGCGGTCAGGAACCCGACAGCGCCACCAATTCCCGCGCCGTTCCTATCTACCAGACGACCTCCTACACCTTTAATGATACTGATCACGCGGCCAGACTGTTCGGCCTGCAGGAATTCGGGAACATCTACACCCGCCTGATGAACCCCACCACCGACGTACTCGAAAAACGCCTCGCACTGCTCGAAGGGGGCGCTGGTGCCCTGGCGGTCGCTTCCGGACAGGCTGCTGAATCGCTGGCGATTATGAACATCGTCGAGAGCGGTCAGAATATCGTCTCTTCTTCCAGCCTGTATGGCGGAACCTACAACCTGTTCCACTACACGTTCCCCAAGTACGGCATCCAGGCCAAATTCGTCGATCAGAGCGATCCCGAAAACTTCCGCAAAGCCATCGACGACGACACCCGCGCCATCTACCTCGAAGCCCTGGGTAACCCGCGGTGTGACGTGGCCGACTTCGAAGCCATCGCCGCCATCGCCCACGAAGCCGGCATCCCCGTAATCGTCGACACCACCCTGGCCTCCCCTTACCTGTTCCGGCCCTTCGAACACGGAGCCGACATCGTCGTCGCTTCCTGTACCAAGTTCATCGGCGGTCACGGTACCTCGATCGGCGGGATCATCGTCGAAAAGGGTGACTTCCCCTGGGACAACGGAAAATTCCCCGGTTTGACCGAACCCGATCCCAGTTATCATGGTCTTAAATTCTATGAGACGTTTGGTCCCATGAACCTGGCCTACATCCTCAAAATTCGGGTCCAGCTCCTCCGCGATCTGGGACCGGCAATGAGCCCCTTCAACGCCTTCCAGCTGTTGCAGGGACTGGAAACGCTGCACCTGCGCATGGAGCGGCACTGTCAGAATGCTCTGGCCGTCGCGAAGTTCCTGGAAAGCCATCCCAAGGTCTCCTGGGTGAACTACAGCGGACTCGAATCGCATCCGGATTACAAGCTGGCGCAGAAATATCTGCCGAACGGCTCCGGTGCGGTCTTCGGATTCGGCATCCAGGGTGATACCCCGGAACAGCAGCAGGCCAATGGCATCAAACTGATCAACAGCGTCAAACTGTTCTCGCATCTCGCCAATGTGGGCGACAGCAAGTCGCTGATCATCCATCCGTCCAGCACGACACACCAGCAGCTGACTCCCGAAGAGCAGCTCAGCTCGGGCGTCACCCCGGACTTCATCCGGTTGTCGGTCGGTACGGAAGATCAGGAAGACATCATCAATGACCTGAAACAGGCCCTGGAACAGATCTGA
- a CDS encoding cold shock domain-containing protein, producing MAEGTIKVVMQKGFGFIDTGTGQDLFFHSSNLEGVSFDQLQTGQRVSYTEGRGPKGPCAENVRPI from the coding sequence ATGGCTGAAGGCACAATCAAGGTAGTAATGCAGAAGGGTTTTGGATTTATCGACACCGGAACTGGCCAGGACCTGTTCTTCCACTCGTCGAATCTCGAAGGAGTATCATTCGACCAGCTCCAGACCGGACAGCGAGTGTCTTACACTGAAGGACGTGGTCCCAAAGGGCCGTGTGCTGAGAACGTAAGACCAATCTGA
- a CDS encoding spermidine synthase, whose protein sequence is MLCLRRRELLCEPGTIVTEVTLNHEFLMSSYLTASEKALSEIALQMHSGSSLRVLIGGLGLGYTSWTALESDRVSQCEVLEFLPQVINWLKQDMIPLSGKLNADNRLTITQSDIYQQLASPPGKRYDLILIDVDHSPDEKLDDGNGHFYTAAGLQRAKLHLEENGVLGIWSYAESPRFADALHEVFREVRIEPVTVFNNLINEQQTDWLFFARD, encoded by the coding sequence ATGTTGTGTTTGCGGCGGCGCGAGCTGTTATGTGAACCGGGAACGATCGTCACCGAAGTCACGCTCAACCATGAATTTCTGATGAGCAGTTACCTGACAGCTTCCGAGAAGGCCCTGTCGGAAATCGCGCTGCAGATGCACTCTGGATCCAGCCTGCGCGTACTGATTGGTGGACTCGGGCTGGGGTATACTTCCTGGACAGCGCTGGAATCTGATCGCGTATCACAATGCGAGGTGCTCGAGTTTCTACCACAGGTGATCAACTGGCTGAAGCAAGATATGATTCCGCTGTCAGGCAAGCTGAACGCAGACAATCGTCTCACCATCACTCAGAGTGATATCTACCAGCAACTCGCCAGCCCGCCGGGCAAGAGGTATGACCTGATTCTCATCGACGTGGATCATTCACCAGATGAGAAACTCGATGATGGGAATGGCCATTTTTATACAGCCGCAGGATTGCAGCGTGCAAAGCTCCACCTGGAAGAAAACGGGGTGCTCGGCATCTGGTCTTACGCAGAGAGTCCCCGGTTTGCCGACGCGTTGCACGAGGTGTTCCGCGAAGTTCGGATTGAGCCCGTGACCGTTTTCAACAATCTGATCAACGAACAGCAGACCGACTGGCTTTTTTTTGCTCGTGACTAA